The genomic window GCAATGTGTTGCTCGACTGGGGTTTGTGGTCCGAGTGTCGATCCAGAATTAACAAGGGTAGCAGCAGCTGTTTATTTACTCGAAAAGAAGGGGTTCGATATTAAACGATATCAGTTAACAAATGATCCTGATAAATTTGCTGATAACAAGGAAATAAATCGTATCTTAATGGAAAAAGGACCAGATGCTTTACCTGTTGTTTTAGTTGATGGGGAAGTTGAAAAAGTTGGTAATTATCCATCAAATGAAGAATTAGCTGAGTGGTTTAACGTTGAGTCCGAAGAATTAACCAAAAAACCAAAAACTCGACTATCCATTAATTTAAATAACCTTAAGTAAATTTGAAAGTAGGTGAAACAATGTATCCACTATTCAACCCTAATCATATCAAGACGAAGTTTTTATTTTTAACGGGAAAAGGTGGGGTAGGTAAAACATCAACGGCTTGTGCAGCAGCTGTAGCATTAGCAGATCGAGGAGATAAAGTACTACTAATTAGTACCGATCCCGCTTCTAATCTACAAGATGTATTTAATATCGAATTAACGAGTAAACCGAAAGCTATTCCAAAGGTTGCGAATTTATTTGTTAGCAATATTGATCCAGAAGAATCAGCAAAAGCCTATCGCGAAAAAATGGTAGGCCCATATCGTGACAAATTGCCAGCAGCTGTTGTGGCTACAATGGAAGAGCAGTTATCAGGTGCTTGTACAGTAGAAATTGCAGCATTTGATGAATTTACGGGCTTTCTTACCAATAGCGAGATTGTAGATCAGTACGAGCATATTATTTTTGATACAGCTCCAACAGGCCATACGTTACGACTATTACAATTACCAACGGCTTGGAATGGATTTTTAGAAGAAAGTACTCACGGAGCTTCTTGTTTGGGGCCATTATCGGGACTTGCAGATAAAAAGGATTTATATGCAAAGGCGGTATCTGCCTTATCTGATGTGGCGAGAACAACGTTAATTCTTGTTTCAAGACCTGAAAGTTCATCCCTAATAGAAGCCGATCGTGCTTCCCGAGAATTAAAAGAGATCGGCATCAATAATCAAATCTTGATTGTTAATGGGCTCCTACAGGAGCATAACGAAAGTGATGAAGTGGCGTCTACCTTTTACATGCGTCAAAGAGAGGCTTTAAGGACAATACCAGAGAATTTAAACCAAATGAAGGTTTACTCATTACCGTATGTACCTTACTCGTTAACAGGAATAGAGAATTTACGTATTCTATTTCAACCGTACAAAGCGGAAGTAATGGCAGCGGATGTTGAACGAAGGGAGATCAACCTTCCAGGGTTAAAGGAAGTTGTCGCTGACTTTTCTGCTAATGGTACGAAGTTAATATTCACTATGGGCAAGGGAGGCGTGGGTAAAACAACGGTTGCATCAGCGATCGCTGTTGGATTAGTCGAAAAAGGACATCGTGTGCATTTAACGACTACCGATCCTGCAGCTCACTTAGAATATCAATTCCAATCTGAACAGCAGAATGAAAGATTAACGATTAGCAGAATCGATCCTAAGGTAGAAGTTGAAAAATATAAAGCAAAAGTCCTGGAAAATTCGAGTAAGGATTTAGATGAAGAAGGTCTTGCTTATTTAAAAGAGGACTTAGAATCACCTTGTACAGAAGAAATTGCCATTTTCCAAGCGTTCGCAGAAGTGGTGGCCAAAACAGAAAATGAAGTGGTTGTCATTGATACGGCACCAACTGGGCATACCTTATTATTATTAGATGCTTCCGAATCCTATAGCAAGGAAATAGCAAGATCAACAGGGGATGTTCCAGAAAGTGCTAAAATGCTATTGCCACAAATAAGAAATCCAAAAGAAACGGCTGTAGTCATTGTAACGCTTGCAGAGGCGACACCTGTTTTAGAAGCTTCAAGGTTACAAGATGATCTAAGACGTGCTAGTATTCATCCGAAGTGGTGGGTAATTAATCAAAGTCTATTTGCAACGAATACAACTGATCCCATTTTAAAAGGAAAAGCATTAGCAGAGCAAGTGTGGATTCAAGAAGTACATGATAAGCAGGCAAATAATGCTGCGCTTATTCCTTGGTTCCATGAGGAAAAAATAGGATATAACAGCTTAAAGGATTTTATTAGTTGAATAGGAATAAGTAAAGAATTACAAAAGGAGAATGGATGTAATGACAACAAAGAATTACCATGAATTATTTAAAAATCGGATATATATTGGTGGAGCAGACGACGTTAATGATTTACTTGATAATGAAAAAGTAGATCTTGTATTTGACTTAAGGGCAGAGGCGCCAACAGAAGAAGTAAACTATAATCGCGTGCACAGTCCAATCGTTGATGATGCAGCGGACCAAGATGAATCTGTTAAGAAATCCATTGAACAAGTAGTTAAGGCATATAATGAAGGAAAAAATATTTATTTTCATTGCCAAGGCGGAAGTAACCGTACAGGTACAGTAGCAATAGGCACGTTGCTTCGTTTAGGTAAAGCAAATTCTATTGATGAGGCAGAAAAAATAGCTAAGGAAGCTAGACCGAAAATAAATGTAAAGCCAGAGATGAAAGAAACGTTATCTAGAATATTCGCAAATAAATAAAATGAACTAGCAATAATTCAAGGATTAGGTGAAAAATTTCATCTAATCCTTTTATGTTTGACTGCTAACTTTATATCTTCAGCACATTACTACTTCCTTCACCATTTAGCAAAAGAATGTCCACGATATCTCCTTTTTTATAGCCTCTAGTACCGCCTGGTAAAACAACCAAACAATCTGAGTTTGCAAGTGACCTAACTACCCCCGATTTATCTAGCCCTACAGGTTGGGCGTAAATTTTACCTTCTTCAATTTTCATTTTACTACGAATAAAACGGACAAAAGGATTCGGTTTAGGGAAATCTACTTTTAGAAGTCCTTGAATTTTTTGTAAGTGTGGTTTCTCCGAACCTAAGTAGTGTTGAATCCATGGTCGAGCCAATAACTCAAAACCGACAAAGCAAGCAGAAGGATTTCCGGACAAACCAAATAATAGTTTACCTTTGTATTCAGCAACTGTTGTTACACTTCCGGGTCGCATCCCTATTTTATTAAAGAGGACATTAGCGCCTAACTTTTCATAGACTGCTGGTAAAAAATCAAAATCTCCTACTGATACTCCCCCGGTCGTAATTAGAGTGTCTACTTTTCCTAAAGCAGAAACAATAGACTCAAAACATTGATCGAATTGATCATCTAGTTTTCCGAAGTATTTTGGATCCCCACCGGCTTTTATTATTTGCGAGACAATCATATAAGAATTACTGTTCCTTATTTTTCCTGGTTTAAGTGCTTCATGAACATCTAGTAGTTCAGTACCGGTTGCGTACACTCCAATAACAGGCTTTTTAGTTACTGGTACTTTATGATATCCAAATGTAGCTAATAAAGCTTTCACTCCGGGTTCTATCTTGCGTCCAGGCTCAACAAGTATTTCACCGATACGTGTTTCTTCTGCTTGGAACGAAACGTTATCCCCAGGCTTAAAAGATCGTTTAATAACGACATAGGTATTTCCACTTCTGACCACTTCTTTCGTTAATTCAAACATAACAATTACATCAGTTCCTTTTGGCATTTTTGCTCCGGTCATAATTCGAATTGCTTGCCCCTGTTTTGGAACCTTTTTTGCGATCCCACCAGCTCCAACTGTTTCAATTACTTCAAGTTCAATTGGGTTTGTTTGAGATGCTAAAACTGTGTCCTCAGCTCGAACAGCGAATCCATCTAATGGAGAGCGGTTAAATGGTGGAATATCATGGTCTGCTTTTATTGGCGCATGTAATATGCGGTTATCACTTGCATCTAATGAAACATATTCACACACACTTTCTCTTGAAAATTGCATGACTCTTTCCACTGCCTCTTGTATTTTAATTGGGTTACGATCGATTTTCATACATATCTTCCTTCCTTCACTGAAATGTCAAAAATGAATTCTTAGAAAGAGACTTCTTTTTACGAATAGTTTAACTGATCATTCAGTAATATCAACGATTTTTTTTGTAGGGAATATTATTGCCACAATTACGTTTTTTCCCTACAAGAGATATCCGTTTTCCTGATAGTGATAAAAATCACAATTAGTGCAAAATGAAGATAACAACAGGCACTACAATGAAAAATATCCCAATATATTGATCAACTAATGCACTTTGTGAATAATTTCACAAAGAGAACGAAATGCGTGTTATAGTTTAAGTGTACTAAAAAGAAGGAGGGGATTAAATGCTATCAAATATCGGAATACCAGGATTAATTTTAATTTTAGTCATCGCACTTATTATTTTCGGACCTAAAAAGCTACCTGAAATGGGTAGAGCAATAGGTGAAACATTAAAGGAGTTCAAAAAATCAACCCGTCAATTAACAGAGTTTGACGAAGTATCACAGGATAAGACAAAAGAGTAACTAAAAAAGGATATAGATGAAGAGGAGGAAAAGTGCATGAGAAGACGTACGTTTCTTAAAGCAAGTGCAGCAGCTGGTGCATTAGCGGCGGTTAGTAGTGCAATGCCAATTTCATTAAGTAATTTAGAAGAATCGAGAGTCAAAGCAGATGCAATGAAAGAAGAAAAATGGGTTAATAGTTTTTGTACTAACTGTGTAGGTTGGTGTCCTTTACGAGTTAGAGTGGTAAACGGCAAGGCAGTTCACGTTGAGGGAAACCCACTTTCAAAAACAACTGGCGGGAAGATTTGTCCTAAAGGCCATTTAGGTCTTCAACAAATGTATGATCCAGATCGTATTAAAGGCCCGATGAAAAGAACGAATCCTAAGAAAGGTAAAAATGAAGATCCGCAATTTGTACCTATTTCATGGGATGAAGCATTGGAAACAGTAGCAAATAAAATGAAGGAGCTACGTAATAGTGGTAATGCTCACAAAGTAGTATTAAATCGTGGTCGTTACAACACGTTAGATGTTCATTTATTGTACGAACGTTTTTGTAAAGTTTATGGAACTCCAAATAATATATCTCATAGCTCAATTTGTGCTGAGGCAACGAAGCAAGGTAGACAGATGGCAGATGGAGTATGGGATTATGTGGGAATTGACCTAGAAAGAACGAACTATCTATTATGTTTTGGAATGAGCCCGCTAGAAGCTCATCGTCCATATACAAGATTACTTAATGCTTTCGGAAAGGTTCGAGATCGAGCCAACCGTATAAAAATGGTCGTCGTAGATCCGCGAATGAGTGTTTCCGCTGCTAAGGCAGATGAATGGGTTGCATTAAATCCTGGAACAGACGGAGCTCTTGCTAATGCTATAGCACATGTTATCCTAACCGAAGGGTTATGGGATAAGAATTTTGTGGGAGACTTTGTAAATCCAGAAGATAAGTTTACAACTGGAAAAACAATTATGGAAACATCAGGGACTAATGAAGCTGGTGAACCGATACCAACATTTGTTGAAAATGAAACCCATGGGTTAATAAAATGGTGGAACATGGTTTTAAAAGATGCTACCCCTGAATGGGCGGCAGATATTACAGGTATTTCTGCAGATCGTATTATTAAAATAGCGAAAGAATTTGCGACAACAAAACCTGCGTATGCTTGGAGTGGTCGAGGAACGGGAATGCGGCCTAATGGAGCCTATTGCACATACAGTGTATACGTATTAAATGGGTTAGTTGGATCCATTGATGTACCCGGAGGAATTATTTATCCATCAGGTTCAACATATGCAGAGGATCCAATAGATCATACAGTGGTAATGGACGATATTGCTAACAAAGGCTTAGAGCAACCTCGTATAGATAACCGTCGTTCAAAGCAATTTCCAAATGCGGGTGTTGTTACAGCACAATTAGGGGAAGCCATATTAAATGAAGACCCTTATAATGTTGAAATGATTTTAGCGTATTTTAACAATTTTACATTCTCAATTCCAAATACGAAAGTATATGAAGAGGCTTATGCTAAAGTTCCATTTATCGTTCATATTACACCAATGATGGCTGAACTCACGACCTATGCTGATATTATTTTACCTACACCAACGAGCTTTGAGAAATGGAATTACACACACCCAGTAAAATCAGGTCTTTATGCGGAAACAAGAATTTCTACACCTGTCGTACAGCCTTTATATGACACGATGCAAACGGCTGATATTACACTTGAGCTTGCAAAGCGTATTGGGGGATCAGTGGCAAAGACATTCGAAGGGGTTAATGTTCAAGAATATATTAAGGCACGCTTAGGAGAAATGCAGTCTTGGGATGAGTGGATGGAAAAAGGAATTCATGTAAAAGATCCGTATAAGATTGGTTCTACCCGAGAGATAGGTTTTCCAACACCTACTGGGAAGTTTGAATTTTTCGCGAACACTACTAAACTATTATTTGAAGAAAGAGGAATTTCTGTAACGAATGATGCTGACATGGCACGTATAAAGGTTGATGCAAGAGGCGATCTAGTTTACCTTCCACATTGGGAAAAACCTAAGGATTTAGGTACTAAAGAAGAGTATCCGCTATTATTAATCTCCTATAAATCAGCACTTGCAGGTGAAGGTCGTACAGCAAATAACCCTTGGGCTCAAGATCGTTTCTTAGTCCAGTATGGAGCGGGAAATACGACTTTTGCTGAGATTAATCCAGATACTGCAGAAAAATGGGGGATTAACGAAGGTGATTTAGTTAAAGTGTCGTCATTATTTGGAGAAGTACAATGTCAAGCCAAGCTTTCGGAAGGAATTCATCCTGATATCTTAGCCATGGTTTATGGTAATGGTCACTGGGCTTATGGAAGATTTGCGAAAGATAAAGGCGTAAACCCGAACGATTTAAAAGGTACAGATTATGAATATATTTCAGGATCATCAAGTTACTATAATACACGCGTAAAAGTAACAAAAGTTTAGGGAGGTGTAAAAAATGAGAATAGGAATGGTAATAGATATAGATAAATGTACAGCATGTCAAGCTTGCACGATTGCGTGTTGCTCTGAAAATAATCTTCCAAAAGGTATTCAAAGAACAAATATCTACCCAATTGGACCAAAAGGTAAATTTCCGAATGTCTCTATGCAATTTGTCTCAATGGGCTGTATGCAATGTGATGATGCACCTTGTGTGAAGGTTTGTCCAATTAAGGCAACATATATGAGGGAAGATGGAATAGTTATACAAGACAACGATAAATGTATGGGATGTAAATATTGTATGACAGCGTGTCCGTATGAAGCTCGAAATTTCAATAAATATGCACCGTTTACTGAAGAGTATGACGAAAAGCCAGAGTTTATAAATCCTAGTTCGAGTCTATCTCCAAGACATACTATTGAAAAGTGCGATTTCTGTAGCCATCGCCAAGACGCTAGTGATGGAATTGCTGCTACAGCATGTGTAGTAGCCTGCCCTTCAGAGGCACGGTATATTGGTGATCTTGATGATCCAAACAGTGAAATAAATCAACTGATTAGAAGAAAGCACGCTCAACCTTTACGACCAGAGCAAAAAACAAAGCCAAAAGTTTATTACGTGTGGGATAAATAAATTCCTAAAGAAAGGGAGGTATTAAAATGTCAGTTAACACAGAAGTTCAAACAAACGTACCTTTAAAGAATTCTATTATTCCTTCAGGTACGGCGTTAATATGGGTTGTTGTTTTTGGGGTCTTAGCTGCAGTAGGACTATTCGCTGCTGGAACCATTTTAGTTCAAGGTCAGTCTTCACTAGCAGCGACAAACTTAGTTCCATGGAATATCTTTGTATCAGCCTATGTATTCTTTGTTGTTACGAGTACTGGACTATGTTTCATATCTGCATTTGGCCACGTTGTTGGAATTCACAGGTATGAAATTATAAGTAAAAGAGCAGTAACTATGTCGTTAATTATGCTAGCGGTAGGTATGATGGCAATTCTTTTAGACATAGGCCGTCCGCTAATGATGATTAACATGTTGTTTTCACCAAATCCAACATCACCTATGTTCTGGATGGGATTACTTTATGGGGTTTATGGCTTCTTATTAGTGATGGAGCTAATATCTATAATTAAAGGTAACCATAAAGCAACAAAAATCTGGGGAACACTTGGTGTTCTTTCAGCGCTAGTTGCTCACGGAACATTAGGTGCATTATTCGGGATGCTTTATGCTAGAGATTTATGGTACGGAGAATATATGCCAATCTACTTTATTCTTTCAGCATTTGTATCTGGATTAGCAGCATTATCATTGTTTATCTTTTTATCTTATGGGTCTCAAAAAAAATATATCCCTTATAAGTTAGAAGGTCTGTTAAGTGAAATCGGTCGAATTTTGGCTTATGCTTTAGGTGCATTACTATTCTTCATATTTTGGAAGTCAGTTGCTGGACTTTACGCAGGAAAAGTAGAAACACAAATGTTATTATTCGGTGAATACGCAGTTAGGTTCTGGGTATTTGAAGTAATCATTGGAATATTAGTTCCTATGTTTATCCTTGCAAATAAATCAATGAGAACAAAAGGTGGTATTGTACTTTCAGCAATTCTAGTATTAACAGGTTTAGTGATGGCTCGTTTAAATCTAGTAATTGTAGGGCAGTTATCGCGTCCATTTGAGCAAGGATTGGCATCATATAGTGCCAACGCTTTAGAAATAATGTTCTTTGCAGGATTGTTTGGAATCGCAGGTCTCCTTTACATGATTGCAAGCACTATACTGAAGTTTGAAAAATATGAAGAAAAAATGAGTAAACAATAGTCATATAAGAAGAAGAATGAGCAACAAACAACTGGTTACAAGATCAGTTGTTTGTTGTCTCTTATTAAGTCACTCCGTCAAAATCGAAAGGAGACATCTTATGTCACAATCTACAGAATTAAACGTAATTGACAACAAATCTGAGGCTAGAGCTTATATTTACAAGTGGTTACAAGAAAAATTTGTAACTCCGAATGGAGAAAAATACACTGAATTTGATTTTTCTACATTAAGGGAAGCGCTAGCTTATATTGGAATGAACAATTTGGAAGCACCGATACTTGAAATGGAAGAAACCCTCAATCAAAACTATAGTGAGAAAGATGCAGTATTAGAATTTTGCAGATTGTTCTACGGACCACAAAAGATTCCTTGTCCACCGTTCGGTTCCTATTATGTTGACACGATGATACCAATGAATAAGTCGGCAGTAATGGCTCTTGAAGAATATTTGAATTGGGGACTTGTATTGTCTGAAAACACAGGGTGCTTTCCAGATCACATTGCAATTGAATTGGAATTTATCTATTATTTAGCAGCTAAAGAAGAAGATGCTAGAGAGCAAAGGGATTATCTAAAGGCAATAGAATTAGTAGATGCTCAACAACAATTTTTAGCAAAGCACTTAATTAAATGGGTACCACAGTTTGTAGAAAAAACTGTAGAAACTACAAATCTGAAATTATTCAGTGGACTAGTAAAGTTTATTAACGAGTTTCTTAAAGAAGATTATAGATTATTGAATGATATAAAAGAGCAATACAAACAGTCAATGAATTAGATTCAAATTCTTAAATGAAATAAAAAAACGAACATGAACAAATTATGTAATTGTAAGCATAGAGGGAGAGGGGTTGATAGTATATGAGCACAGCAATAAGTAAGTGGATTGAGGGGCATTCAATGGATCTATCTTTAGTTCAATGTTTGAATAAGCAAAGTCGCAGTGTTGTATGTGATAAGTGTATCGGCGGCTGTCCAACTAATGCATTACAATTAAACAATAAAAGTGAAATAGATTTTCTTAAAGAACAGTGCTTATATTGTGGGAAATGTGTCAGTGACTGCTCGGTTTTAGCATTTGATTTCATCTCAAAGCCATATACAAAAACAATTAAACAAATGACTGCTTATCCTAATAGTTCAATTACATGCGAACAATTTGAAAAATACCAAAAAGGTATTAAAGTACCATGTTATTTACACCTTGATACTGCAATGCTCATTCATTATGTCACAGTTAATAGAAAATTACCGACAGACCATCAGAATAATATGATTGTGGAATTATATATAGGAAGCTGTGAATCTTGCCCTCAAAATAAGCATATATATATATCAGTGCAAGATCATCTGACACAAATTCAAGAATGGTTTGATCAAGTAGGTATGGCTATAAAGATAGTTGTCTCATTAGATGATAAGCACTACTTTTCTAAAATAGATGAAGAGGCTGCTGATGGGATTACTCGAAGGACATTACTTAAAAGCCTAGCGTTTAACTTTTTTAAACGTACAGAAGAACAAGAAATAGAAACGAAAGATACTGCTCCTGAGCAATTAAATGTGAAGGGAAAATTTAAATACAAACGGGAATTAATTAATCAAGGGTTTACGCTTTTTCAAGATCAAGTTGAAAATAATTGTAACGTATTACCTCATTCAGATTTTGCAATGGTAAAGAAAAAGGAGCCATGTACTCATTGTCGTATTTGCGAAAAAATCTGTCCTACTAAAGCTTTGATTTGGGAAGATAACAACAGTAACTCAACATTAAACTTTTTTCCACAAAAGTGTATTGCTTGTCGTCGTTGTGAAAGTTGTCCAATGGGATCAATTTCGGTTCTGCCTATTTCTGCATACGATTATATTCACACTAATAAACAGCAAATAGCAGAGTTGATCACTGGAAGATGTATAGATTGTGGGGATAGTATTAGAAGTTTAGGTGATACACAAGATTTGTGCCCTATCTGCATAAAAAAAAGAGAAATCGCTCAAAGCTTATTTGATAGATTATAATAAATTACTTATATATCTAGCGAAGAGGTGCATAAATAAAATGTTACAAAAATGGTTGGCTAATCCGTTTGGTAATAGCACTTCAATACAATTGGTCGAGAGTTATTGTCTGAATTTTATAAACGAGGAAATTAACTGTTCACACTGTAGAAATGTTTGTCCAACAAATGCAATTATATTTAAAAATGACAAAATAGAACTTGATCATACTAAATGTAATAAATGTAGTGTGTGCGTTCACCACTGTCCAACAGATGCTTTATTTTTGGAAACTGAAACATTGTATCATTATGAAAACAGATCGCATCTAGAGAATATGTTTGTTTGACTTGCAAAAAACAAAAAGGCATCAAGATGATATCGTCTTACCATGTCTATCGGTTATTACACCAGAACTTATTTTAGTTGCACACATGCATAACAAATGGGTTCAAGTTTTTTATAATCATCATAAATGTAGAAATTGCCCTTTAAACCATAACGTTTCAAAAACAATGGAAACTCTAAGAGAACTAGATTACATTACTAACTATGATATTGAGCTTATTGATGATGAGTTTGATAAAAAGGCAAGGAAAAAAAGCCTAAAAAAACAACAATGGTTTACGTTTCATAAACAGAAGTCAAATGAACAAACGGAGAAATTAATTTTAATTGAACAAGTAAAATTAATATTGAAAATAAAATCCCAACACCTGAAAGAAGAAAGTATCTTGCTGAATATCTAAAACGTGAAAAGCAGGAAATGTACTTGTCAGTAAATTTAGCTGAAAAATTTAAATTAATCACATTAACGGTAGATGATCATTGTGATTTATGTGAAAAGTGCGTAAATCATTGTCCAACTGGAGCATTAAACATTGTAAATAACGACGAGGGGATAACCTTATCGCATAATGTAATACAGTGTATAGATTGTGAACTTTGCAGTGACAGCTGTTTATATATAAATCGAGCACTTCAAACGTGCCTTTATGAAGGAGTGGTTTTACCTAGAGTCTTGAAAGGGGCTATTCCTTCTGAGTGGAAAAAAGGTAAAAATCTATAATGTAAAGTAGTTAATTTAAGTATTAACTACTTTTTTGATTTTCTACAAAATGTAAGAAATCAAAACTAAACTACGAATTGTTATATTTTTGTTTTTGTATCTTAATGAATTTCATAATTCATTATTTTCGCTACTAAGTTCTAAATGTAGTTACGTAGAAACCATTCGCAACTACATTTAATTTGATATAGCACGGTAAAGGTAATTATGAAATTTACTCATCTAAGGTGCTGTTATTTATAAACGTTTAATGACAATTAACGAGAAATCAGCAAAAGTAACTTAAATAAAGGTATATTAGTTTTGTGGATTATTTTAATTGTTAATACTTGAACTGTATGAGCTTAACTTTTGGAATTGCGTCTACATTACCATGTTAAATGAGGTGAACATTATT from Anaerobacillus sp. CMMVII includes these protein-coding regions:
- a CDS encoding molecular chaperone, whose product is MSQSTELNVIDNKSEARAYIYKWLQEKFVTPNGEKYTEFDFSTLREALAYIGMNNLEAPILEMEETLNQNYSEKDAVLEFCRLFYGPQKIPCPPFGSYYVDTMIPMNKSAVMALEEYLNWGLVLSENTGCFPDHIAIELEFIYYLAAKEEDAREQRDYLKAIELVDAQQQFLAKHLIKWVPQFVEKTVETTNLKLFSGLVKFINEFLKEDYRLLNDIKEQYKQSMN
- the glp gene encoding gephyrin-like molybdotransferase Glp: MKIDRNPIKIQEAVERVMQFSRESVCEYVSLDASDNRILHAPIKADHDIPPFNRSPLDGFAVRAEDTVLASQTNPIELEVIETVGAGGIAKKVPKQGQAIRIMTGAKMPKGTDVIVMFELTKEVVRSGNTYVVIKRSFKPGDNVSFQAEETRIGEILVEPGRKIEPGVKALLATFGYHKVPVTKKPVIGVYATGTELLDVHEALKPGKIRNSNSYMIVSQIIKAGGDPKYFGKLDDQFDQCFESIVSALGKVDTLITTGGVSVGDFDFLPAVYEKLGANVLFNKIGMRPGSVTTVAEYKGKLLFGLSGNPSACFVGFELLARPWIQHYLGSEKPHLQKIQGLLKVDFPKPNPFVRFIRSKMKIEEGKIYAQPVGLDKSGVVRSLANSDCLVVLPGGTRGYKKGDIVDILLLNGEGSSNVLKI
- the arsA gene encoding arsenical pump-driving ATPase codes for the protein MYPLFNPNHIKTKFLFLTGKGGVGKTSTACAAAVALADRGDKVLLISTDPASNLQDVFNIELTSKPKAIPKVANLFVSNIDPEESAKAYREKMVGPYRDKLPAAVVATMEEQLSGACTVEIAAFDEFTGFLTNSEIVDQYEHIIFDTAPTGHTLRLLQLPTAWNGFLEESTHGASCLGPLSGLADKKDLYAKAVSALSDVARTTLILVSRPESSSLIEADRASRELKEIGINNQILIVNGLLQEHNESDEVASTFYMRQREALRTIPENLNQMKVYSLPYVPYSLTGIENLRILFQPYKAEVMAADVERREINLPGLKEVVADFSANGTKLIFTMGKGGVGKTTVASAIAVGLVEKGHRVHLTTTDPAAHLEYQFQSEQQNERLTISRIDPKVEVEKYKAKVLENSSKDLDEEGLAYLKEDLESPCTEEIAIFQAFAEVVAKTENEVVVIDTAPTGHTLLLLDASESYSKEIARSTGDVPESAKMLLPQIRNPKETAVVIVTLAEATPVLEASRLQDDLRRASIHPKWWVINQSLFATNTTDPILKGKALAEQVWIQEVHDKQANNAALIPWFHEEKIGYNSLKDFIS
- a CDS encoding dual specificity protein phosphatase family protein, with protein sequence MTTKNYHELFKNRIYIGGADDVNDLLDNEKVDLVFDLRAEAPTEEVNYNRVHSPIVDDAADQDESVKKSIEQVVKAYNEGKNIYFHCQGGSNRTGTVAIGTLLRLGKANSIDEAEKIAKEARPKINVKPEMKETLSRIFANK
- the nrfD gene encoding NrfD/PsrC family molybdoenzyme membrane anchor subunit; this translates as MSVNTEVQTNVPLKNSIIPSGTALIWVVVFGVLAAVGLFAAGTILVQGQSSLAATNLVPWNIFVSAYVFFVVTSTGLCFISAFGHVVGIHRYEIISKRAVTMSLIMLAVGMMAILLDIGRPLMMINMLFSPNPTSPMFWMGLLYGVYGFLLVMELISIIKGNHKATKIWGTLGVLSALVAHGTLGALFGMLYARDLWYGEYMPIYFILSAFVSGLAALSLFIFLSYGSQKKYIPYKLEGLLSEIGRILAYALGALLFFIFWKSVAGLYAGKVETQMLLFGEYAVRFWVFEVIIGILVPMFILANKSMRTKGGIVLSAILVLTGLVMARLNLVIVGQLSRPFEQGLASYSANALEIMFFAGLFGIAGLLYMIASTILKFEKYEEKMSKQ
- the tatA gene encoding twin-arginine translocase TatA/TatE family subunit — translated: MLSNIGIPGLILILVIALIIFGPKKLPEMGRAIGETLKEFKKSTRQLTEFDEVSQDKTKE
- a CDS encoding molybdopterin-dependent oxidoreductase, whose translation is MRRRTFLKASAAAGALAAVSSAMPISLSNLEESRVKADAMKEEKWVNSFCTNCVGWCPLRVRVVNGKAVHVEGNPLSKTTGGKICPKGHLGLQQMYDPDRIKGPMKRTNPKKGKNEDPQFVPISWDEALETVANKMKELRNSGNAHKVVLNRGRYNTLDVHLLYERFCKVYGTPNNISHSSICAEATKQGRQMADGVWDYVGIDLERTNYLLCFGMSPLEAHRPYTRLLNAFGKVRDRANRIKMVVVDPRMSVSAAKADEWVALNPGTDGALANAIAHVILTEGLWDKNFVGDFVNPEDKFTTGKTIMETSGTNEAGEPIPTFVENETHGLIKWWNMVLKDATPEWAADITGISADRIIKIAKEFATTKPAYAWSGRGTGMRPNGAYCTYSVYVLNGLVGSIDVPGGIIYPSGSTYAEDPIDHTVVMDDIANKGLEQPRIDNRRSKQFPNAGVVTAQLGEAILNEDPYNVEMILAYFNNFTFSIPNTKVYEEAYAKVPFIVHITPMMAELTTYADIILPTPTSFEKWNYTHPVKSGLYAETRISTPVVQPLYDTMQTADITLELAKRIGGSVAKTFEGVNVQEYIKARLGEMQSWDEWMEKGIHVKDPYKIGSTREIGFPTPTGKFEFFANTTKLLFEERGISVTNDADMARIKVDARGDLVYLPHWEKPKDLGTKEEYPLLLISYKSALAGEGRTANNPWAQDRFLVQYGAGNTTFAEINPDTAEKWGINEGDLVKVSSLFGEVQCQAKLSEGIHPDILAMVYGNGHWAYGRFAKDKGVNPNDLKGTDYEYISGSSSYYNTRVKVTKV
- a CDS encoding 4Fe-4S dicluster domain-containing protein, giving the protein MRIGMVIDIDKCTACQACTIACCSENNLPKGIQRTNIYPIGPKGKFPNVSMQFVSMGCMQCDDAPCVKVCPIKATYMREDGIVIQDNDKCMGCKYCMTACPYEARNFNKYAPFTEEYDEKPEFINPSSSLSPRHTIEKCDFCSHRQDASDGIAATACVVACPSEARYIGDLDDPNSEINQLIRRKHAQPLRPEQKTKPKVYYVWDK
- the arsD gene encoding arsenite efflux transporter metallochaperone ArsD translates to MKKVEIFDPAMCCSTGVCGPSVDPELTRVAAAVYLLEKKGFDIKRYQLTNDPDKFADNKEINRILMEKGPDALPVVLVDGEVEKVGNYPSNEELAEWFNVESEELTKKPKTRLSINLNNLK